The genomic DNA CGGCGGGTTCCTTGGGGGCCTTGCGTTGGCGGGCCTGGAGCGAGGTGTAGTGGCGGCTGAGGTAGTCGTAGAGGACGAATTCCTGGGCGCGGGCGGACGAGCGGGCGAGCCGGTTGGCGTGCATGTGCAGCAGGCTGCTGGCCAGCTCGGGGAGCGGGACGGCGAGCCTTCCCGTGTCCGCCAGGGCATGGAGTCCGGAGACGAGGGGCGCGAGCCGTTCCGAGCGCCGCTGGAGCACCATCAAGCCCCGGGCGATGAGGGGCTGGCGGATCTTCCGGCTGACCAGGAGCTCCTCGATGCCCTTGCGGTCGCGGCGGTAGCGCTCCGCCAGTTGGTGGTCCGTGGCGCGCTCGGCGTGGAACTCCCGGCCGAAGCCCTCGCGCAACGCCACGAGCAGCCGTTGCCGGGCCTCCAGGTTCAGGCCCAGGTCCGTGAGGAGCTGGTCCATGCCGACGAGCATCAGGCGCCAGCGCGCGTCCGCGCCCTCATCCCCGGGCAAGAGCTCCAGCAGTTGGAGGGCGGCCTCGCTGTCGGCCTGGAAGATGCGCTCGCACAGGAGCATGGCCTCCGGTCCGCCGTAGCGCTCCACCTCGCGCTCGTAGGTGTCCAGTTGGACCTTCCACAGCAGCCGGTCGCGGTGGGGGTCGCGCAGCGCGTTCATCAGCTCCTGGGACAGGTGCTGGAGCCGCGCGGGCTCGCCGTGGAAGCGCAGCCGCAGGTGCCAGTCCGGGTCGCCGTAGCGGATGAAGAACCAGCCATCCGCGGCCCCCGAGCCGAGCGCCGAGCGCACCAGGGGCGTCACCACCTCGGTGAGCAGCCGATCCGCGGTGGCGGCCCCGGTGTAGAGCTTGGCGTACAGCCATTCCGAGCCGGGCAGGAAGCTGCGCGCGGAGGGCTCGGGACGTGAAGCGGCCACGATCTGGGGCCTGTCCACGGGCGCCTGGGCGGACGGCACCGGGCGGGTGCGGCCGTAGGGCACCACCACCTCGTGGTGGAAGCGGCCCTCGGGTCCTTCCGCGCACAGCTCCTCCGGCCGGGGGAACATCTCCACCAGGGACACCCGGGAGCGGTCCTTGATGAGTTGCACCAGCGTGTCCACGCTCAGCACGTTGTCCAGGTCCGCGGGGAGGAGTTGATCTCCCTCTTCCAGGGCGATGAAGCGGGGCATGCGGTGCTCGGCCCGGAGCGCCTGGACGGCGGCGAAGCGCTGGGCGCCCGTCACCTCGCCGAGTCCCTCCAGCGTGTCGCGCCAGAAGTTCCATCGGGCCACGGAGAGCACCAGCCGCCCGTGGGTGACGCGGGGCAGGAAGCGCGCGTGGGCGAGCGGACCCCAGTTCCACTGCAAGCCGCCGCTCTGGTTCTGGCTCGAGAGCGCGCACAGGAACTTGTACAGGCCCAGGCCCCGGGCGCCGTAGTTGTGCGCGTTGGTCATGCGCGGGATGACCTCGCGCCCCAGCCGCTCCGAGCGCAGCACGATCCGGCGGCCCTGGACGGAGACGCGCAGATCGGACGCCTCGATGCGCTGCTCGGCGGGCGCGCCGGAGTGGCCCAGGTAGGTGATTTCATAGCCGCGCAGCACGGGGCGGGCGAGGATGTTGCCCACCCGGCCCTGGGGCAGGTGGACGATCTCCGCGTACACCGCCTCCGGGCGCAGGGCTTCCTCGGCGCGCAGGTGCTTCTCCACCTCCTGGTGGAGCTGCTTGTCCCCCAGGCAGAAGCGGCCCAGGGTGTTGGCCCCCGAGGGACCCGCCACCATGTGCATGCGCAGCTGGAAGCGGCCCCGGGCCATGGCCTCCTCGGACTCGGCCACCACGGTCGCCATGGCCATGAACGAGTCCGGCAGGGGCGCGCGGGAGCGGGACTCCAGGTGGCTCACATCCTCGTCGCTCAGGTCGATGACCTGGCTGCCCGTGCGCCAGGCGTGCTCCAGCTTGTGCATCAACTGGGCGGCGCGTTCGCCGAAGCCCTGGCGTCCCTCGCCACCCCCGCCGCCCAGGGCCAAGCCCGCGAGCAGGGGACTGGCCTCGGAGCCGGGAGTCTGTGCCTTCATGAAGCCGATGCCGGACTCCTCGTCCAGGGCCTCCAGCAGGGGCATCTCGCGGCCCTCGTAGCGCTGGACGAAGGCGTCCCGGAAGTGCTCCAGCGCATCCGGTGGCGGCGCGGGGATGATGCGGTGCATGAGCCGCACGCCCCGCTCCAGCTCGCGCAGCACCTCGCGGCCGAGCACCGCCTCCGGGGCGGGCTTGACCAGGTCCACCTGGAAGAGCCGCGGCAGCTCCACCGGCGCGGGCAGCTTCGAGAGCATCCGGGCCACTTCCAGGTAGCGCTCGCTCGACGCCCCGACGCCATCGCGGTCCAGGTGCTCGAGGCAGGATTGGACCGCGCCGAGGGTTTCCGTGAAGGGCGTGGTGCCCGGGAGCTGGCGCAGCCGGGAGATGAGCTCGGGCAGGGCTTCCGGTCCCGTCACCGCGGGCGACAGGTCGGACACGAGAATCTGGTTGTCGATGAGCTCGCCGATGTACCCCATGGCGTCGTCGAAGCCGATGTCGGAGTCCAGCTCGACGAGGAAGCGCGCGAGCTCCTCGGGCCGGGCGCCATCGCGGGCGCGGGCGAGCGTCGCCTCCAGGTAGTCGGTCGGCTCGAGCACGACGAGGTGGTAGGTGCGGCTGCGCGCCACCAGCCGGCCCTCGGCGTAGCGCAGCTGGTTGTTGGCGCGGTAGAGGCTGGTGCTGGGGCGGTGGGGGATGTGGGGACGCAGCTCGGGGGCGCGGGAGAAGGACTCGGCGAGCAGGCACGCGTAGTCCATGTCCAGGCGGGTATGGCGCTGGTAGTGCGTGCGCGGCCCCGTGCGCAGCCGGGTGCGCTCGCCCAGCGCGCCCACCGAGTAGCCCGCGAAGAGGCCGAAGGGGGTGGGCCGGGCCGCCATGCGCGACAGGTAGCGCACGAGGCTGCGCTCCAGCTTCTCGCCGTGTTCGCTCTCCGGGTTCTTCTCCCAGGTCCCCAGGTGCTCGTGGAAGCCGGGCGAGGCCACGAAGAGCGCCTCGCGCACCTCGGGCCGCTGGAGCATCGAGCCCAGGCGCGAGCGCAGGAGGGCGCGATCCCGCTGGAGCGCGGGCGCGAGCTCCAGCCCCGGTGGCAGACGGGGGGACTCCAGCCCCTGGCCCCATCGGTCCAGCTCGTCGAAGGGCAGCAGGGGCGTGCGGAGCACGAAGAAGCCCGAGGGGGCGAAGGGGAAGTCCCGCGATTGGTCGTCGGTCTGGGCGCTGGGGGTGGGGAGCATGGGGCGGGCTTTCCGGATCAGGCGGGGATGGAGGCCATGAGCATTCCGTCCCAGGAGGGGGACAGGGGTTGCGCGGCGGCGAGCAGAGCGAGCCCCGTGCCGGTGACACCGTTGAGCAGGCTCTTGTCGGCGAACCAGCCCAGGTCCTTGTCCTGACCGGTAGGGCTGGACCAGAAGAGGAAGCCCGCCACGCCCTCGCCGGGGCGGCGCATCTCCAGCGTGCGGGTGAACCACCCGGTGGCGGTGTCCTTGAAGGTCTCGTCTCCGGACACCTGATAGAGGCGGTTGTAGATGTGGCCGAGGCCCGCGGAGCCATGGCAGATGCCCGCGTCGCGCACGCCGGCGAGCTCCACGGGGCGCACCGCGGCCTCGCGGGCGAGGTCCAGCGCGGCCTTCTCCAATTCCTTGTCGCCGAGCGCCTGGGCGGTGACGGCCAGACACAGCACGACGCCCGGATCGCCGTAGCACCACGCGGAGCGGCAGGGCTTGAGTTCGACGCCCGGCGCCACGCACGAGGGGAAGCGCGCCCCGGGGCTGTTGGGCAGCACGTTGGCCAGCATCCAGCGTGCTCCGCCCAGGGCGAGCTCCCGCGCCTTCTGCTCGGCCACGCCCGCGCGGGCGATCAACGCGAGCAGGGCCACCACCGCGGGTACGCCATGCGCGGCGCCCAGGTTGAAGTAGCCCTCGGTGTAGAGGGCCCGCTGGTGGGCGGGCAGGTGGTGGGGGGGCGTCCACCAGGACAGGCCCGGCCCCGCGAGGGTGGAGCGCTCCTCCAGCCGCCGCACGATGGCCTCCAGGCATTGGACGGCCATGGGCCTCGGCAGACGTTCGAGCGCGTAGACGCCCAGGCCCACGAGTCCCCGGATGAGATCGTACTCGCCATTCCACGGCTGGCGGGAGGAGATGCCGAGCAGTACCTCGTCGATCTCATCCATGTCCTCGAGCGAGTGGACGCCGAGCGTGTTCAGCCGCTCGATGGACCAGGCGATGCCGGCGAAGCCCGCGTGGAGCCAGGGCAGCAGGGGCTGCTCCTCGAGGGCGAGGGCCGCCTGGTGGATGAGCCGTTCCGCGTGGCCGCCGTGGCCGAGCTGGGGCTGCCCCCGCTCCACCTCGGCGAAGAAGAGGGCGCGCCCGGCGAGGCCTCCGGAGAGCGTGGGACCGTCCAATGCCTGACTGTCTCGAAGCGCCTGTGCGATATCATTCACGGCTCCGAGCGCCCGCTCCCGCAGAGAGCCCTCCAGCAGTGTCGTCCAGTTGTTCTTCATGGCGTCCCCCCTGACCCAGCCATCATGTGTTTTCAGGATTAGCGGTTCTCCAACCGGTCGTGAATGAGATCCCGGGGCAGGTCAGCGTTGGCGCCGCGACATCTGGTGAATCCGGTAAGCGCGCGCGGGGACACCTGACTTTTTCTCTGGTAAGGGTTGTCGCGTTCTTCTCGACCGGGGGGGTCTTCATGGAGAATCCAGCTCAGATTTTCCGACGAGAGGCAGTGGAGCACCAGGGGGCGGGCACTCAAGAAGGAGGAGCGGTTCTCAGGTTGTCTCCGTCCTGGACGTATTGGGCGTTCTGGTTGTTGTTGGCGGTGGTGGGGTTCTACGGCGCGTTCGGTCTGTTCGGCCGTGTCTCGGAATACGCCAGTGGACCGGCGGTGGTGCGCCTGGGCGCTCCGGGTGCGCCCGTGGAAATCCTCGCGACGTTGCCGGGAAGCTACCGCCCGTTGCTGGAGCGGGGCGCGGTGATGCGCCTGGAGCTGCAAGGCTTTCCCTATCAATATCAGGATCTGCCCATCGCGGAGCTGGGCGACACGCTGGTGGATCCCCGGGAGGTACGCCAGGAGTGGGGGGCGGGGCTCGCGGATCGGCTGCCCGTGGGGGCGTCCGTGGTGGTGGTGCGCGCCCGGGTTCCCTCGCCCTCCTTCGAGGCGCAAGGCCAACGGCTCGCGTATTTCCATGGCATGCAGGGGACGGTGTCCGTGCGCGTGCGGTCCGAACGCCTCGCGACGACGTTGGTTCCCGGCCTCAAGCTCTTCTTTCCCTGACACCGCGGTCCTCGCTCGCCATGTCCAGCTCCCTTGACTCCTTGATGAGCCGTTTTCCCGCGTTGCTCCGGCTGGGTCTTCCCGGGCTCTCGCGGCGGATACCCTTCCTGCAACAGTTGGATGCCAATGATTGCGGGGCCGCCTGTCTGGCCATGGTGCTCGCGTACCACGGCAAGGTGGTGCGCCTGCACGAGGTCCGTGAGGTGTTGGGCACGGGCCGGGATGGCTCCAATGCCTTGCAACTGCTTGGAGGCGCGCGCCACTACGGGCTGCGCAGCCGGGGCGTGTCCCTGGAGCCGGAGGATCTGGGCTATCTGCCCCGGGGCTCCATCCTCCACTGGGAGTTCCGCCACTTCGTGGTCTTCGAGCGCCTGGGCCGGGGCTGGGTGGACCTGGTGGACCCCTCCATGGGCCGGCGCCGCGTGCCGCTCGGGCAGGTGCGCCGCTCGTTCACGGGCGTGGCCCTGGTGCTCGAGCCCGGGGATGCCTTCCTCAAGGAGGAGGGGCAGCCCCGGCCCATCTTCCGCCATCTCAAGCAGTTGTTGCTCCAGTCCGGACTGCTCTCGCGCATTCTCATCACCTCGGCGCTGGTGCAGCTCTTCGCCCTGGGGTTGCCGGTGCTCACCGGCGCGCTCACGGACCGGGTGGTGCCCCGGGGAGACGCGGAGCTGCTGGTCGTCCTGGCGGTGGCCATGGCCTCACTCGTGGGCTTCCAGTTCCTCGCCTCCATGGTGCGCTCCTTCCTCCTCTTGCGCCTGCGCACGGAGATGGACGCGCGCATGACGTTCGGCTTCGTGGAGCACCTGGTGGAGCTGCCCTATGCCTTCTTCCAGCGGCGCTCTCCGGGCGACTTGATGAACCGCCTCAACAGCAACGCCACCATCCGCGAGCTGCTCACCTCGGGTGCCCTGTCGGGGCTCCTGGATGGCTCGCTGGTGACGCTTTATCTGATGGTGCTCTTCTTCGCGAACGGGCCCCTGGCGCTCCTGGTGGTGGCCGTGGGCGCGCTCCAGGTGGGCGTGTTCATCTGGTCGCGCCGGCGGCAGGCGGAGCTCATGTCCCGGAGCCTGGAGGCCGAGGCGAAGTCCCAGGCCTATCAGGTGGAATTCCTCATCGGCATGCAGAACCTCAAGGCCATGGGCGGCGAGCACCGGGCGATGGATCGCTGGTCGGGCATGTTCGTGGACGTGCTCAACATCTCGCTGGCGCGCGGCAAGCTCAGCACCCTGACGGACGCGCTGATGAGCGCGCTGCGGCTGGGGGCGCCCCTGGTCATCATGTGCTTTGGTGCCTGGCAGGTGCTGCGCGGAGCGCTCACCCTGGGCGGCATGCTCGCGCTCAACGCGGTGGCCATGGGCTTCCTGGGCCCGTTGTCCAACCTGGTCTCCACCCTGATGCAGTTCCAGCTGCTCGGCAGCTACTTCGAGCGCATCCACGACGTGTTGGACACGCCGCCCGAGCAGGACATGGGCAAGGTGCGCCCGGCGCATACGCTCTCGGGGCGCATCTGCCTGGAGAAGGTGTCCTTCCGCTACGGCCCCCATTCGCCCCTGGTGACGCGCGAGGTGTCGGTGGACATCCAGCCCGGACAGATGGTGGCCATCGTGGGCCGCTCGGGCGCGGGCAAGTCCACGCTCGCCAACCTGTTGCTCGGCATGTACGTGCCCACCTCGGGGCGCATCCTCTATGATGGGGTGGACCTGACGGAGCTGGACTTGCGCTCGCTGCGGCAGCAGGTGGGAATCGTCATGCAGAGCCCCGCCTTGTTCAGCTCCAGCATCCGCTCCAACATCGCGCTGGCGGATCCTTCCCTGCCCATGGACGCCATCGTGGAGGCGGCGAAGCTCGCCAGGCTGCACACGGAAATCCTGGCCATGCCCATGGGCTATGAAAGCCTGCTCCTGGAGCGCGGTGCGTCGCTGTCGGGAGGGCAGCGGCAGCGGCTCGCGCTCGCCCGCGCCCTGGTGCGCAAGCCCGCCATCCTGCTCCTGGACGAGGCCACGAGCGCCCTGGACTCCATCACCGAGGGCGAGGTGCACCGGGCCCTGGCCTCCATCCGTTGCACGCGCGTGGTCATCGCCCACCGCCTGAGCACCGTGGTCAACGCGGACCTCATCCTCACGCTGGAGGACGGCGCGCTCGTGGAGGCGGGAACGCATGAGGAATTGCTCGCGAAGGGCGGGGTGTATGCCTCGCTGGTGGCGGCCCAGCTCGGCGGCGAGGCGGCCATCGCCCGCCGCGAGCGGCGAGCGGAGAGCGCCTGATGTCTGGCTTCAAGGGGAAGACCTCCGGGCGCGGGGGTCGCGCCTGGAGGCTCCGTGCAGGGGGCGGTGTGTGGCTGGACCGCGGTGAACCGGCTCAGTGGCTGCCGTTGTCGTTTTCGCAGGCGCCCGCGAGCACCGAGCAGATGACGGAGTCGCCGCAGATGATGAGAATCGAGAACACGCAGACGATACCCGCGGAGTCGCCGTTGCCGCCGTTCACCTGATCCAGGGTCTCGTCGGACAGATTGCGAATGGTCTGCTTGTGGAGGCTCAGCTTTTTCGTGTTCTTCATGGATGGGGGTCCTTGTCAGGGCCGTCGCGATTGACGGTGATGGAATGGTATGAACGGGTTCCCTGGTCTCAACCTGCACCGGGGGATGAGCCGTCATGCGCCATCCTCCATTCTCAATGCGTGAGACTCATGCGGTGATAGGGATTGAGTTTGTGATTGAAAACCGGAGGGATGCTGTCATCAGCCTCTTCCAGGAGAGATGGGGAATGATGTAAAATCAGGAAATTCCAACTCTTCTGGAAACGAGGAGACGATGATGTTCCGGCGCCCTTTCCACATCGAGCCCGTGCTTCGCGCTCTCGCCGGAGGACTCACGGTGGCGGCCGTGGTGCCGCTGTACGCCGGGCTGGAGGAGGGGCGGGAGGTGTGGCGGGCCGTGCCGCTCGGGTGCGGCCTGCTGCTGATGCTGTCGGCGTTCACCGGAGTCCGCCCGTTGGAGCGGCTGCTGCGGCGGCTGGGCCTGCGCGGCGAGCGGGAGCTCCAGGAGCAGCGCATCCGCCACCTGACCCACCATGACGGGTTGACGGGCCTGCCCAACCGCGCCCGGCTCGAGTCCTGGGTGGAGCAGGCGCTCGCGCGCGCCCGCCTCCAGCGGTACCGGGTGGCCCTGGTCTTCATCGATCTGGATCACTTCAAGCAGATCAACGATCTGCATGCCCATCGGGTGGGCGACGCGCTGTTGCGCGAGGTGAGCCAGCGGCTGCGCGACTGCCTGCGCGAGGGCGACTGGCTGGCGCGCTGGGGCGGGGACGAATTCGTGGTGATCCTGCCGGAGGTGCGGCGCGACGATGCCCCGCGCGAGGTGGGAGAGCGATTGCGGCAGGCGGTGCGCTCCCTGCGTTCGCCGGAGTGGCCGGAGGTGCGGCTCACGGCCAGCATCGGCGTGACGCTCCAGTCCGATGAGTCGGTCAGCGCGGGAACCTTGTTCGTCCAGGCCGAGCAGGCGCTCTTCTTCGCCAAGGCGCAGGGGCGCGACAACGTCCAGTCCCACGGGGACATGCACGGCACCGGCCGGGCGTTCCGGGACTTCGAGCTGGCGTCACGCCTGGATCGCGCCATCCGCCAGAAGCTGTTGGGCGTGCACTACCAGCCGGTGGTGGATGCCCGGACTGGCGCCGTGGTGGGCGTGGAGGCCCTGGCGCGTTGGCGGGATGAGAAGTACGGCCAGGTGGGCCCGGATCGCTTCATCCCCCTGGCCGAGCAGTTGGGGCTCATCCGTGAGCTGGGTGATTTGATGTTGGAGCAGTCGCTCGCGTGGTTCAGCCAGCTCGTGCGGGGCGGCGCCGATTTGAAGCTGTCCATCAACGTCTCCAACCGGCAGCAGGCGACGGCGGACTTCGCGGGCTCCCTGCTCGAGCGCGTGCGGCGCCATGGTCTGCGGCCCGGGCAGGTGAAGCTGGAGATCACCGAGAGCATCGCGATGGAGGGAGTGGCCTCGGCGAGCGGACTATTGCGGACGCTGTCGGAGCAGGGCTTCGCGCTGTCCATCGACGATTTCGGGACGGGCTTCTCCTCGCTGTCCCAGTTGCATGTGCTGCCGGTGGACGAGTTGAAGATCGATCGCTCCTTCGTGCGGCGCCTGCGCACGCGCGAGGGCCGGGCCATCGTGAAGGCCATCGTGGACATGGCGCACCAGCTGGATCTGGTGCTCGTGGCCGAGGGCGTGGAGGACGCGGAGACGGCGGAGGCGCTGCGGGAGCTGGGCGTGGAGATGCTCCAGGGCTACTACTTCAGCCGGCCGCTCGCTCCCGAGGAATGCGCGCGCTTCCTCCTGCCCGAGCGCGCGTGCGCCAGCGGGATGTGACGATCAGAGGATGCCGCAGTCCAGGGTGCAGTGATGGGTGTCCAGGCCGATCCCCGCGGACTCGGTGAACTGGCAAACGCCGTCGCCACACACGTAGATGTCCTGGGGCCGGATGCGGGTGGTGACGGGCGCGTAGGTGACGCCCTCGTGGGTGCACTGGGTGTAGTACGTGCCGGTGGGGTCGGGCGTGCACTTCGCGGCGCAGCTGCCCACCCGGGCGATGGGTGCGCACGCGTCCCTTCCCGTCTCGAGCGCGCAGGCCCGAACGCTGCTCTCGTGCGGCTTCAGGGGAGAGGAGTCGTGGCCGACGAAGACGCCTGTCTGGGTGAAGAGGTTGCCGAAGAAGCACCCCTCGCGCCGCGCGAACGTGGCCAGCTCCCCGGGAGCGGTGGCGATGGGCTCGCCTCGGCCATCGCGGCCCCGCACGGAGATGGGCACGGTGCGCCCGAACTTGTTGACGTGGGCGGCCAGGCACCCGGAGACGAGCTGCTGCTCGCGCACGGTTGCCGGCTGACCCGCGCCCCAGTCGGGCGCGAACCCCAGGGCGCCCTTCCAGGTCCGGACGACGCCCTGCTTGTCCGTGTACGTGCGCGTCTGTCCCGCGGGCAGGGCGCAGGCCGTGACGTATTTCATGACGTTGTCGGCCAGGGCGGGGTTCTGGTCGTACCAGGACGCGAAGGCCGCGCTGCTCAGGCCATTGAAGGCGAGCCCGTTGAAGGCCAGGCCGTTGAAGGCGAGCCCGTTGAAGGCCAGGCCGTTGAAGGACTCGCCGTTGTCGGACGCGAGCCCCTGGCGCGCCAGGCCGGGAGCGTCCAGGGCCTCGGGGACGTCCGGAATCGGGCCACACGCCACCCCGCTTCCGAGCAGCAACGCCCACGCTTTCGCTCCCAGGAGCCTCCTTCCCCGTCCCTGGCTCTCATGGCTCTTCGCGCTCCGCATGGCTCATCCTCCTCGGAATAACTGGAATAGCGGGTTCAACTGGTAAATTCGGTCACCTGCTGGGGTTCGGTGAGGTCCATCCCTCCTGGGGCCGAGGGAAATGTCGCCGGGTGGTTATTTGCCGTGGGGGTGGAAGGAAGAGCCGTCCACCACGAGACACTTGGTTAGGATGGAGGGGCCGTCTAGGAGGACGGCTCCATGTCCGTTCCCAAGCACCAGCCCGCGTCCATGTTCGTCGACTTCGAGCGCGAGGCGTGGCGTGCCCTGCGCGCCGCGACGCCCCTGACGCTCAGTGCGTCGGAGGTGGAGGGCTTGCGCGGTCTCGGAGAGCACCTGGACCTGGAGGAGGTGGCGGATGTCTACCTGCCCCTGTCCCGGCTGCTCAACCTGCACGTGGCGGCCACGCAGAGCCTGTGGACGGCGCAGCAGGCGTTCCTGGGCGGCTTCTCCCAGAAGGTGCCCTTCGTCATCGGCATCGCGGGCAGCGTGGCGGTGGGCAAGAGCACCACGGCGCGCATCCTCCAGGCCCTGTTGTCGCGCTGGCCGGACCACCCCCACGTGGAGCTCGTCACCACGGACGGGTTCCTGTACCCCAACCGCGTCCTGGACGAGCGCGGCCTCATGCAGCGCAAGGGCTTCCCGGAGAGCTATGACCGGCGCGCCCTGGTGCGCTTCCTCGCCGAGCTCAAGTCCGGCCGCGCCGAGGTGAGCGCCCCCGTCTACTCCCACCTCGTCTACGACATCGTCCCCGGCGAGTTCGTGCCCGTGCGCCGGCCCGACATCCTCATCCTCGAGGGGCTCAACGTGCTCCAGACGGGGCCGCTGGAAGGCGGGAAGATGCCGCACACCTTCCTGTCGGACTTCTTCGACTTCTCCATCTACGTGGACGCGCACGAGCAGGACATCCGCACCTGGTACGTGGATCGCTTCCTCCACCTGTGGAAGACGGCGTTCCGCGACGAGCGCTCCTTCTTCCGGCGCTTCGCCGAGCTCACCGAGGAGCAGGCCATCGCCCGGGCCCTGTCCGTGTGGGCGGAGATCAACGGCCCCAACCTGGCGCAGAACATCGCGCCCACGCGCTCGCGGGCTCGGCTCATCCTCATGAAGGGCTCGGACCACAAGGTGCGCCGCGTGCGCATGCGCAAGACCTGAGTCCCCGCCTCGGTGCCGTGCCGGGCGGGGCGCCCTGGTGGATCAGCTCCGGTAGTCCGCGTTCTCGCTGATGTACTCGTGGCTGCGGTCCGCGCCGAGCACCAGGCACTCCGCCGGGCCCGAGCCCAGGTCCACGTCGATCTCCACCGCGCGCTCGTGCGGGGGGAAGGCCACCGGGGGACGGAAGGTGAGTCCATCCGGTGGCGGCACGCTCGCGTAGAGCTCCGCGCCCTTCATGTGCGCCACCAGGGCGGCCTCGGCCTCGTGGTCGAGCCGGAAGGTGCCGTGCTCGAGCAGCACGCGGCCGCCCATGCGCAGCGTGCAGCGCGACAGGTCCATTCCCGGGTGGTGCTCGCCCACGTACTTGCCGATCGCCGCCACCAGCCGGCCCACGTTGGGATCATTGCCGTTCACCGCGCACTGGAAGAGCGGCGAGTTCACCACCGACTTGCCCACGCCGCGCGCCACCCGCTCGTCCAGGGCGCCGCGCACGCGCACGCGCATGACGTGGTGGACGCCCTCGCCGTTGCGCACGATGTCCTCGGCGAGGTCCGCGCACACCTGCTCCAGCGCGGCCTCGAAGCGGGCCAGGTCCGGGCAGGGCACCTGGCGCGAGGACACGAGCGCCACCGTGTCCGAGGTGCTGGTGTCGCTGTCCACGCTGATGCAGCCGAACGTGCGCGAGGCCACCGAGCGC from Melittangium boletus DSM 14713 includes the following:
- a CDS encoding lantibiotic dehydratase, whose product is MLPTPSAQTDDQSRDFPFAPSGFFVLRTPLLPFDELDRWGQGLESPRLPPGLELAPALQRDRALLRSRLGSMLQRPEVREALFVASPGFHEHLGTWEKNPESEHGEKLERSLVRYLSRMAARPTPFGLFAGYSVGALGERTRLRTGPRTHYQRHTRLDMDYACLLAESFSRAPELRPHIPHRPSTSLYRANNQLRYAEGRLVARSRTYHLVVLEPTDYLEATLARARDGARPEELARFLVELDSDIGFDDAMGYIGELIDNQILVSDLSPAVTGPEALPELISRLRQLPGTTPFTETLGAVQSCLEHLDRDGVGASSERYLEVARMLSKLPAPVELPRLFQVDLVKPAPEAVLGREVLRELERGVRLMHRIIPAPPPDALEHFRDAFVQRYEGREMPLLEALDEESGIGFMKAQTPGSEASPLLAGLALGGGGGEGRQGFGERAAQLMHKLEHAWRTGSQVIDLSDEDVSHLESRSRAPLPDSFMAMATVVAESEEAMARGRFQLRMHMVAGPSGANTLGRFCLGDKQLHQEVEKHLRAEEALRPEAVYAEIVHLPQGRVGNILARPVLRGYEITYLGHSGAPAEQRIEASDLRVSVQGRRIVLRSERLGREVIPRMTNAHNYGARGLGLYKFLCALSSQNQSGGLQWNWGPLAHARFLPRVTHGRLVLSVARWNFWRDTLEGLGEVTGAQRFAAVQALRAEHRMPRFIALEEGDQLLPADLDNVLSVDTLVQLIKDRSRVSLVEMFPRPEELCAEGPEGRFHHEVVVPYGRTRPVPSAQAPVDRPQIVAASRPEPSARSFLPGSEWLYAKLYTGAATADRLLTEVVTPLVRSALGSGAADGWFFIRYGDPDWHLRLRFHGEPARLQHLSQELMNALRDPHRDRLLWKVQLDTYEREVERYGGPEAMLLCERIFQADSEAALQLLELLPGDEGADARWRLMLVGMDQLLTDLGLNLEARQRLLVALREGFGREFHAERATDHQLAERYRRDRKGIEELLVSRKIRQPLIARGLMVLQRRSERLAPLVSGLHALADTGRLAVPLPELASSLLHMHANRLARSSARAQEFVLYDYLSRHYTSLQARQRKAPKEPAGVILSSAS
- a CDS encoding lanthionine synthetase C family protein, with protein sequence MKNNWTTLLEGSLRERALGAVNDIAQALRDSQALDGPTLSGGLAGRALFFAEVERGQPQLGHGGHAERLIHQAALALEEQPLLPWLHAGFAGIAWSIERLNTLGVHSLEDMDEIDEVLLGISSRQPWNGEYDLIRGLVGLGVYALERLPRPMAVQCLEAIVRRLEERSTLAGPGLSWWTPPHHLPAHQRALYTEGYFNLGAAHGVPAVVALLALIARAGVAEQKARELALGGARWMLANVLPNSPGARFPSCVAPGVELKPCRSAWCYGDPGVVLCLAVTAQALGDKELEKAALDLAREAAVRPVELAGVRDAGICHGSAGLGHIYNRLYQVSGDETFKDTATGWFTRTLEMRRPGEGVAGFLFWSSPTGQDKDLGWFADKSLLNGVTGTGLALLAAAQPLSPSWDGMLMASIPA
- a CDS encoding peptidase domain-containing ABC transporter, producing the protein MSRFPALLRLGLPGLSRRIPFLQQLDANDCGAACLAMVLAYHGKVVRLHEVREVLGTGRDGSNALQLLGGARHYGLRSRGVSLEPEDLGYLPRGSILHWEFRHFVVFERLGRGWVDLVDPSMGRRRVPLGQVRRSFTGVALVLEPGDAFLKEEGQPRPIFRHLKQLLLQSGLLSRILITSALVQLFALGLPVLTGALTDRVVPRGDAELLVVLAVAMASLVGFQFLASMVRSFLLLRLRTEMDARMTFGFVEHLVELPYAFFQRRSPGDLMNRLNSNATIRELLTSGALSGLLDGSLVTLYLMVLFFANGPLALLVVAVGALQVGVFIWSRRRQAELMSRSLEAEAKSQAYQVEFLIGMQNLKAMGGEHRAMDRWSGMFVDVLNISLARGKLSTLTDALMSALRLGAPLVIMCFGAWQVLRGALTLGGMLALNAVAMGFLGPLSNLVSTLMQFQLLGSYFERIHDVLDTPPEQDMGKVRPAHTLSGRICLEKVSFRYGPHSPLVTREVSVDIQPGQMVAIVGRSGAGKSTLANLLLGMYVPTSGRILYDGVDLTELDLRSLRQQVGIVMQSPALFSSSIRSNIALADPSLPMDAIVEAAKLARLHTEILAMPMGYESLLLERGASLSGGQRQRLALARALVRKPAILLLDEATSALDSITEGEVHRALASIRCTRVVIAHRLSTVVNADLILTLEDGALVEAGTHEELLAKGGVYASLVAAQLGGEAAIARRERRAESA
- a CDS encoding class I lanthipeptide, with translation MKNTKKLSLHKQTIRNLSDETLDQVNGGNGDSAGIVCVFSILIICGDSVICSVLAGACENDNGSH
- a CDS encoding putative bifunctional diguanylate cyclase/phosphodiesterase encodes the protein MFRRPFHIEPVLRALAGGLTVAAVVPLYAGLEEGREVWRAVPLGCGLLLMLSAFTGVRPLERLLRRLGLRGERELQEQRIRHLTHHDGLTGLPNRARLESWVEQALARARLQRYRVALVFIDLDHFKQINDLHAHRVGDALLREVSQRLRDCLREGDWLARWGGDEFVVILPEVRRDDAPREVGERLRQAVRSLRSPEWPEVRLTASIGVTLQSDESVSAGTLFVQAEQALFFAKAQGRDNVQSHGDMHGTGRAFRDFELASRLDRAIRQKLLGVHYQPVVDARTGAVVGVEALARWRDEKYGQVGPDRFIPLAEQLGLIRELGDLMLEQSLAWFSQLVRGGADLKLSINVSNRQQATADFAGSLLERVRRHGLRPGQVKLEITESIAMEGVASASGLLRTLSEQGFALSIDDFGTGFSSLSQLHVLPVDELKIDRSFVRRLRTREGRAIVKAIVDMAHQLDLVLVAEGVEDAETAEALRELGVEMLQGYYFSRPLAPEECARFLLPERACASGM
- the coaA gene encoding type I pantothenate kinase; protein product: MSVPKHQPASMFVDFEREAWRALRAATPLTLSASEVEGLRGLGEHLDLEEVADVYLPLSRLLNLHVAATQSLWTAQQAFLGGFSQKVPFVIGIAGSVAVGKSTTARILQALLSRWPDHPHVELVTTDGFLYPNRVLDERGLMQRKGFPESYDRRALVRFLAELKSGRAEVSAPVYSHLVYDIVPGEFVPVRRPDILILEGLNVLQTGPLEGGKMPHTFLSDFFDFSIYVDAHEQDIRTWYVDRFLHLWKTAFRDERSFFRRFAELTEEQAIARALSVWAEINGPNLAQNIAPTRSRARLILMKGSDHKVRRVRMRKT